The DNA segment ATAACTTGGGCGGGACCTATATCACGCAGCTGGTCGACGCCGACTATTCACCGGGGATCTATTGGGCCAGTTGGGATGCCCACAACCGGTTCGGGGCCTTGGTGGCTTCGGGCGTTTACCTGATCACGACCGAATCGCCCGGTCACCAGGAATTCAGTAAAGTGGCGGTCATCAAATAGTGGGGCCGACCGTCCCCGTCCGGTACCTCGAAACCCTTTGGAGGTCCGGGGTCGATCTGCTTTTCCCCAAGTGTTGTCAAAATTGCGGGGATCCCTTCCGGCAAGGTCTTTCGAATGTCCTGTGCCAAAACTGCTGGGACTCGATCCGCCCCTATGTGGGCCCCTTTTGTTCCAAGTGCGGTGCTTCCTTGCCTTCCGGCGCATTTGAAGGGGCTGTGGACATCTTTTGCACGGATTGTACCGACGGCCTTTGCTCCTTGGATGGGGTGAGGTCCTTGGGGCCCTATCGGGGGGCCCTCAGGGTCGCTCATCATGTCTTCAAATTCGAGGGGTTGGAGAACCTGGCGAAGACCATGGCCCTGAAGATGGTTGAAACGATCCCCCGGCCTGGAGTCGATGCCTTGGTGCCCGTTCCCATGAGCCAGGTCAAGGAACGGGAAAAGGGCTACAACCCGGTCCTGGCATTGGCCCTTGCCCTTGGATCCCTTTGGGGTTTGCCGGTCCAGAGGACCTTGGGCAAGGTCCGCTCGACTCCTCCTCAAATGTCCCTGGGGCAAACGGAGCGACTGGCCAATCCCAAGGGGGCCTTCTCCCTCACGACGGGATCACCGCTTTTGGAAAGGGTGATGTTGGTGGACGACGTGTTGACCACCGGCGCGACCTTGGAAGAATGCGCCAAAGTCCTCAAACGTTCAGGAACTTCCTGGACCGGCGCGGTCGTTTGGGGAAGGACACCGAAGGATCTTTTACCGTGATCCCCTCCGGGCCAAAGCGCCCTTGACCCCCCTAGACCCCTGTGCTAGTTTAACCGCTCTTTAAAACCCCCTTTTTGGAGGAAAAAGCATGGCAATCAAGGTCGGCATCAACGGATTTGGCCGCATCGGGCGCAATGTTTACCGCGCCGCAATGGGGAACAAGAACATCGATATCGTTGCCGTGAACGACCTGACGGACGCCAAGACCCTGGCCCACCTTTTGAAATACGATTCGGTGCTGGGCAACCTTCATGCCGATGTCAAGGCGGGCGAGAATTCCGTGATCGTCAACGGCAAGGAGATCAAGGTCTTCGCCCAGCGCGATCCGGCCCAGATCCCTTGGGGGAGCGTTGGAGCCGAGTTCGTCGTGGAATCCACGGGCCATTTCACCGACAAGGCCAAGGCCGTCGCTCATTTGAAGGAAACCGTGAAGAAGGTCATCATTTCGGCCCCTGCGACCGGAGAGGACCTGACCATCGTCCTGGGCGTCAATGAGGACAAATACGATCCCAAGAACCACCATGTGGTCTCCAACGCCTCTTGCACGACCAACTGCCTGGCCCCCTTCGCCAAGGTGTTGCACGACAAGTTCGGCATCGTGAAGGGCATGATGACCACCATCCATAGCTTCACCAACGACCAGGTCACCCTGGATTTCCCCCACAAGGACCTGCGCCGTGCCCGGGCCGCCAGCCTCAATATGATCCCGACCACGACCGGTGCCGCCAAGGCCATC comes from the bacterium genome and includes:
- a CDS encoding ComF family protein; translation: MGPTVPVRYLETLWRSGVDLLFPKCCQNCGDPFRQGLSNVLCQNCWDSIRPYVGPFCSKCGASLPSGAFEGAVDIFCTDCTDGLCSLDGVRSLGPYRGALRVAHHVFKFEGLENLAKTMALKMVETIPRPGVDALVPVPMSQVKEREKGYNPVLALALALGSLWGLPVQRTLGKVRSTPPQMSLGQTERLANPKGAFSLTTGSPLLERVMLVDDVLTTGATLEECAKVLKRSGTSWTGAVVWGRTPKDLLP
- the gap gene encoding type I glyceraldehyde-3-phosphate dehydrogenase, which codes for MAIKVGINGFGRIGRNVYRAAMGNKNIDIVAVNDLTDAKTLAHLLKYDSVLGNLHADVKAGENSVIVNGKEIKVFAQRDPAQIPWGSVGAEFVVESTGHFTDKAKAVAHLKETVKKVIISAPATGEDLTIVLGVNEDKYDPKNHHVVSNASCTTNCLAPFAKVLHDKFGIVKGMMTTIHSFTNDQVTLDFPHKDLRRARAASLNMIPTTTGAAKAIGLVLPELKGKLDGLSIRVPTPVVSVVDLVAELAKPATKDEVNGALREAAKSAKLDKYLDVTDEPLVSADFKGNPHSSIVDSLSTYAIGNMVKVLSWYDNEWGYSNRVVDLIEYMASKG